A part of Dreissena polymorpha isolate Duluth1 chromosome 13, UMN_Dpol_1.0, whole genome shotgun sequence genomic DNA contains:
- the LOC127855709 gene encoding uncharacterized protein LOC127855709 isoform X8 produces the protein MRTLLLISALTITRFISTASIAAASTDSTSTVLTSTTVQPTEASTDSLSTVLTSTIVQPTEASTDSTSTVLTSTTVQPTEASTDSTSTVLTSTTVQPTEASTDSTSTVLTSTTVQPTEASTDSTSTVLTRTTVQPAAASTDSTSTVLAMTTVQPAATITDSTSTVLTCTSVHPAAASTDSTSTVLASTTVQPAAASTDSTSTVIKSTTAQPAAASTDSSSTVLKSTTAQPASASTDSTSTVLTSTTVQPTAASTDSTSTILTSTTVQHVAAASTDSTSTVLTSTTVQPTEASTDSTSTVLTNTTVQPTAASTDSTSTVLKSTTAQPAPASTDSTSTVLKSTTAQPAAASTDSIDTTTTTITPSITMHPVAAASADSTSTILTSTTVKPAATANNAPTSIVPTMNISPHAAQATNAATSTIPTTPRSLPATTSIDTTTTTITPSITSTLFTKMTTNAETSTNSTQTSVTTISNGCRKRAAEEGECVANAECVKEGDAYLCKCKQGFVIQSSQCNKEEMSWGQNRGTSGRSFIVAYWLLIVTACVHLVQTVP, from the exons ATGAGGACCCTGCTGCTTATAAGTGCACTGACCATCACCCGGTTCATTTCTACAGCTTCTATAG CAGCagcaagtactgattctacatcAACAGTGCTCACAAGTACAACTGTGCAACCTACAGAAGCAAGTACTGATTCTTTATCAACAGTTCTCACAAGTACAATTGTGCAACCTACAGAagcaagtactgattctacatcAACAGTGCTCACAAGTACAACTGTGCAACCTACAGAagcaagtactgattctacatcAACAGTGCTCACAAGTACAACTGTGCAACCTACAGAagcaagtactgattctacatcAACAGTGCTCACAAGTACAACTGTGCAAC CTACAGAagcaagtactgattctacatcAACAGTGCTCACACGTACAACTGTGCAACCTGCAGCagcaagtactgattctacatcAACAGTGCTCGCAATGACAACTGTGCAACCTGCAGCAACAATTACTGATTCTACATCAACAGTGCTCACATGCACAAGTGTGCATCCTGCTGCagcaagtactgattctacatcAACAGTGCTCGCAAGTACAACTGTGCAGCCTGCAGCagcaagtactgattctacatcAACAGTTATCAAAAGCACAACTGCGCAACCTGCAGCAGCAAGTACTGATTCTTCATCAACAGTGCTAAAAAGCACAACTGCGCAACCTGCATCagcaagtactgattctacatcAACAGTGCTCACAAGTACAACTGTGCAACCTACAGCagcaagtactgattctacatcAACAATTCTCACAAGTACAACTGTGCAACATGTAGCAGCagcaagtactgattctacatcAACAGTGCTCACAAGCACAACTGTGCAACCTACAGAagcaagtactgattctacatcAACAGTGCTCACAAATACAACTGTGCAACCTACAGCagcaagtactgattctacatcAACAGTGCTCAAAAGCACAACTGCGCAACCTGCGCCagcaagtactgattctacatcAACAGTCCTCAAAAGCACAACTGCGCAACCTGCAGCagcaagtactgattcta TTGATACAACCACCACTACTATAACGCCAAGCATAACTATGCATCCTGTTGCAGCAGCAAGTGCTGATTCTACATCAACAATTCTCACAAGTACAACTGTGAAACCTGCAGCAACAGCAAATAATGCTCCTACATCAATAGTGCCCACAATGAATATTTCTCCACATGCAGCACAAGCAACTAATGCTGCAACATCAACAATACCCACAACCCCCCGTTCATTGCCTGCAACAACTTCTATTGATACAACCACCACTACTATAACGCCAAGCATAACATCTACACTATTTACAAAAATGACAACAAATGCAGAAACTTCCACAAACTCTACACAAACCTCAGTAACAACGATTTCTAACGGCTGTCGGAAGAGAGCGGCCGAAGAGGGCGAGTGTGTGGCTAACGCTGAGTGTGTAAAAGAAGGAGACGCATACTTGTGCAAATGTAAGCAAGGATTCGTAATTCAATCATCGCAGTGTAACAAAGAag agATGTCATGGGGCCAAAACAGAGGAACTTCTGGTAGATCCTTCATTGTTGCGTACTGGTTATTGATTGTAACTGCATGCGTACATCTTGTTCAGACAGTACCATAG
- the LOC127855709 gene encoding uncharacterized protein LOC127855709 isoform X6: MRTLLLISALTITRFISTASIAAASTDSTSTVLTSTTVQPTEASTDSLSTVLTSTIVQPTEASTDSTSTVLTSTTVQPTEASTDSTSTVLTSTTVQPTEASTDSTSTVLTSTTVQPTEASTDSTSTMLTRTTVQPTEASTDSTSTVLKSTTVQSAAASTDSTSTVLTSSTVQPTEASTDSTSTVLTRTTVQPAAASTDSTSTVLAMTTVQPAATITDSTSTVLTCTSVHPAAASTDSTSTVLASTTVQPAAASTDSTSTVIKSTTAQPAAASTDSSSTVLKSTTAQPASASTDSTSTVLTSTTVQPTAASTDSTSTILTSTTVQHVAAASTDSTSTVLTSTTVQPTAASTDSTSTVLKSTTAQPAAASTDSIDTTTTTITPSITMHPVAAASADSTSTILTSTTVKPAATANNAPTSIVPTMNISPHAAQATNAATSTIPTTPRSLPATTSIDTTTTTITPSITSTLFTKMTTNAETSTNSTQTSVTTISNGCRKRAAEEGECVANAECVKEGDAYLCKCKQGFVIQSSQCNKEEMSWGQNRGTSGRSFIVAYWLLIVTACVHLVQTVP, translated from the exons ATGAGGACCCTGCTGCTTATAAGTGCACTGACCATCACCCGGTTCATTTCTACAGCTTCTATAG CAGCagcaagtactgattctacatcAACAGTGCTCACAAGTACAACTGTGCAACCTACAGAAGCAAGTACTGATTCTTTATCAACAGTTCTCACAAGTACAATTGTGCAACCTACAGAagcaagtactgattctacatcAACAGTGCTCACAAGTACAACTGTGCAACCTACAGAagcaagtactgattctacatcAACAGTGCTCACAAGTACAACTGTGCAACCTACAGAagcaagtactgattctacatcAACAGTGCTCACAAGTACAACTGTGCAACCTACAGAagcaagtactgattctacatcAACAATGCTCACAAGAACAACTGTGCAGCCTACAGAagcaagtactgattctacatcTACAGTGCTCAAAAGTACAACTGTGCAATCTGCAGCagcaagtactgattctacatcAACAGTGCTCACAAGTTCAACTGTGCAACCTACAGAagcaagtactgattctacatcAACAGTGCTCACACGTACAACTGTGCAACCTGCAGCagcaagtactgattctacatcAACAGTGCTCGCAATGACAACTGTGCAACCTGCAGCAACAATTACTGATTCTACATCAACAGTGCTCACATGCACAAGTGTGCATCCTGCTGCagcaagtactgattctacatcAACAGTGCTCGCAAGTACAACTGTGCAGCCTGCAGCagcaagtactgattctacatcAACAGTTATCAAAAGCACAACTGCGCAACCTGCAGCAGCAAGTACTGATTCTTCATCAACAGTGCTAAAAAGCACAACTGCGCAACCTGCATCagcaagtactgattctacatcAACAGTGCTCACAAGTACAACTGTGCAACCTACAGCagcaagtactgattctacatcAACAATTCTCACAAGTACAACTGTGCAACATGTAGCAGCagcaagtactgattctacatcAACAGTGCTCACAAGCACAACTGTGCAAC CTACAGCagcaagtactgattctacatcAACAGTGCTCAAAAGCACAACTGCGCAAC CTGCAGCagcaagtactgattcta TTGATACAACCACCACTACTATAACGCCAAGCATAACTATGCATCCTGTTGCAGCAGCAAGTGCTGATTCTACATCAACAATTCTCACAAGTACAACTGTGAAACCTGCAGCAACAGCAAATAATGCTCCTACATCAATAGTGCCCACAATGAATATTTCTCCACATGCAGCACAAGCAACTAATGCTGCAACATCAACAATACCCACAACCCCCCGTTCATTGCCTGCAACAACTTCTATTGATACAACCACCACTACTATAACGCCAAGCATAACATCTACACTATTTACAAAAATGACAACAAATGCAGAAACTTCCACAAACTCTACACAAACCTCAGTAACAACGATTTCTAACGGCTGTCGGAAGAGAGCGGCCGAAGAGGGCGAGTGTGTGGCTAACGCTGAGTGTGTAAAAGAAGGAGACGCATACTTGTGCAAATGTAAGCAAGGATTCGTAATTCAATCATCGCAGTGTAACAAAGAag agATGTCATGGGGCCAAAACAGAGGAACTTCTGGTAGATCCTTCATTGTTGCGTACTGGTTATTGATTGTAACTGCATGCGTACATCTTGTTCAGACAGTACCATAG
- the LOC127855709 gene encoding uncharacterized protein LOC127855709 isoform X13, with product MRTLLLISALTITRFISTASIAAASTDSTSTVLTSTTVQPTEASTDSLSTVLTSTIVQPTEASTDSTSTVLTSTTVQPTEASTDSTSTVLTSTTVQPTEASTDSTSTVLTSTTVQPTEASTDSTSTMLTRTTVQPTEASTDSTSTVLKSTTVQSAAASTDSTSTVLTSSTVQPTEASTDSTSTVLTRTTVQPAAASTDSTSTVLAMTTVQPAATITDSTSTVLTCTSVHPAAASTDSTSTVLASTTVQPAAASTDSTSTVIKSTTAQPAAASTDSSSTVLKSTTAQPASASTDSTSTVLTSTTVQPTAASTDSTSTILTSTTVQHVAAASTDSTSTVLTSTTVQPTAASTDSTSTVLKSTTAQPAAASTDSIDTTTTTITPSITSTLFTKMTTNAETSTNSTQTSVTTISNGCRKRAAEEGECVANAECVKEGDAYLCKCKQGFVIQSSQCNKEEMSWGQNRGTSGRSFIVAYWLLIVTACVHLVQTVP from the exons ATGAGGACCCTGCTGCTTATAAGTGCACTGACCATCACCCGGTTCATTTCTACAGCTTCTATAG CAGCagcaagtactgattctacatcAACAGTGCTCACAAGTACAACTGTGCAACCTACAGAAGCAAGTACTGATTCTTTATCAACAGTTCTCACAAGTACAATTGTGCAACCTACAGAagcaagtactgattctacatcAACAGTGCTCACAAGTACAACTGTGCAACCTACAGAagcaagtactgattctacatcAACAGTGCTCACAAGTACAACTGTGCAACCTACAGAagcaagtactgattctacatcAACAGTGCTCACAAGTACAACTGTGCAACCTACAGAagcaagtactgattctacatcAACAATGCTCACAAGAACAACTGTGCAGCCTACAGAagcaagtactgattctacatcTACAGTGCTCAAAAGTACAACTGTGCAATCTGCAGCagcaagtactgattctacatcAACAGTGCTCACAAGTTCAACTGTGCAACCTACAGAagcaagtactgattctacatcAACAGTGCTCACACGTACAACTGTGCAACCTGCAGCagcaagtactgattctacatcAACAGTGCTCGCAATGACAACTGTGCAACCTGCAGCAACAATTACTGATTCTACATCAACAGTGCTCACATGCACAAGTGTGCATCCTGCTGCagcaagtactgattctacatcAACAGTGCTCGCAAGTACAACTGTGCAGCCTGCAGCagcaagtactgattctacatcAACAGTTATCAAAAGCACAACTGCGCAACCTGCAGCAGCAAGTACTGATTCTTCATCAACAGTGCTAAAAAGCACAACTGCGCAACCTGCATCagcaagtactgattctacatcAACAGTGCTCACAAGTACAACTGTGCAACCTACAGCagcaagtactgattctacatcAACAATTCTCACAAGTACAACTGTGCAACATGTAGCAGCagcaagtactgattctacatcAACAGTGCTCACAAGCACAACTGTGCAAC CTACAGCagcaagtactgattctacatcAACAGTGCTCAAAAGCACAACTGCGCAAC CTGCAGCagcaagtactgattcta TTGATACAACCACCACTACTATAACGCCAAGCATAACATCTACACTATTTACAAAAATGACAACAAATGCAGAAACTTCCACAAACTCTACACAAACCTCAGTAACAACGATTTCTAACGGCTGTCGGAAGAGAGCGGCCGAAGAGGGCGAGTGTGTGGCTAACGCTGAGTGTGTAAAAGAAGGAGACGCATACTTGTGCAAATGTAAGCAAGGATTCGTAATTCAATCATCGCAGTGTAACAAAGAag agATGTCATGGGGCCAAAACAGAGGAACTTCTGGTAGATCCTTCATTGTTGCGTACTGGTTATTGATTGTAACTGCATGCGTACATCTTGTTCAGACAGTACCATAG
- the LOC127855709 gene encoding uncharacterized protein LOC127855709 isoform X11: MRTLLLISALTITRFISTASIAAASTDSTSTVLTSTTVQPTEASTDSLSTVLTSTIVQPTEASTDSTSTVLTSTTVQPTEASTDSTSTVLTSTTVQPTEASTDSTSTVLTSTTVQPTEASTDSTSTMLTRTTVQPTEASTDSTSTVLKSTTVQSAAASTDSTSTVLTSSTVQPTEASTDSTSTVLTRTTVQPAAASTDSTSTVLAMTTVQPAATITDSTSTVLTCTSVHPAAASTDSTSTVLASTTVQPAAASTDSTSTVIKSTTAQPAAASTDSSSTVLKSTTAQPASASTDSTSTVLTSTTVQPTAASTDSTSTILTSTTVQHVAAASTDSTSTVLTSTTVQPTEASTDSTSTVLTNTTVQPTAASTDSTSTVLKSTTAQPAAASTDSIDTTTTTITPSITSTLFTKMTTNAETSTNSTQTSVTTISNGCRKRAAEEGECVANAECVKEGDAYLCKCKQGFVIQSSQCNKEEMSWGQNRGTSGRSFIVAYWLLIVTACVHLVQTVP, translated from the exons ATGAGGACCCTGCTGCTTATAAGTGCACTGACCATCACCCGGTTCATTTCTACAGCTTCTATAG CAGCagcaagtactgattctacatcAACAGTGCTCACAAGTACAACTGTGCAACCTACAGAAGCAAGTACTGATTCTTTATCAACAGTTCTCACAAGTACAATTGTGCAACCTACAGAagcaagtactgattctacatcAACAGTGCTCACAAGTACAACTGTGCAACCTACAGAagcaagtactgattctacatcAACAGTGCTCACAAGTACAACTGTGCAACCTACAGAagcaagtactgattctacatcAACAGTGCTCACAAGTACAACTGTGCAACCTACAGAagcaagtactgattctacatcAACAATGCTCACAAGAACAACTGTGCAGCCTACAGAagcaagtactgattctacatcTACAGTGCTCAAAAGTACAACTGTGCAATCTGCAGCagcaagtactgattctacatcAACAGTGCTCACAAGTTCAACTGTGCAACCTACAGAagcaagtactgattctacatcAACAGTGCTCACACGTACAACTGTGCAACCTGCAGCagcaagtactgattctacatcAACAGTGCTCGCAATGACAACTGTGCAACCTGCAGCAACAATTACTGATTCTACATCAACAGTGCTCACATGCACAAGTGTGCATCCTGCTGCagcaagtactgattctacatcAACAGTGCTCGCAAGTACAACTGTGCAGCCTGCAGCagcaagtactgattctacatcAACAGTTATCAAAAGCACAACTGCGCAACCTGCAGCAGCAAGTACTGATTCTTCATCAACAGTGCTAAAAAGCACAACTGCGCAACCTGCATCagcaagtactgattctacatcAACAGTGCTCACAAGTACAACTGTGCAACCTACAGCagcaagtactgattctacatcAACAATTCTCACAAGTACAACTGTGCAACATGTAGCAGCagcaagtactgattctacatcAACAGTGCTCACAAGCACAACTGTGCAACCTACAGAagcaagtactgattctacatcAACAGTGCTCACAAATACAACTGTGCAACCTACAGCagcaagtactgattctacatcAACAGTGCTCAAAAGCACAACTGCGCAAC CTGCAGCagcaagtactgattcta TTGATACAACCACCACTACTATAACGCCAAGCATAACATCTACACTATTTACAAAAATGACAACAAATGCAGAAACTTCCACAAACTCTACACAAACCTCAGTAACAACGATTTCTAACGGCTGTCGGAAGAGAGCGGCCGAAGAGGGCGAGTGTGTGGCTAACGCTGAGTGTGTAAAAGAAGGAGACGCATACTTGTGCAAATGTAAGCAAGGATTCGTAATTCAATCATCGCAGTGTAACAAAGAag agATGTCATGGGGCCAAAACAGAGGAACTTCTGGTAGATCCTTCATTGTTGCGTACTGGTTATTGATTGTAACTGCATGCGTACATCTTGTTCAGACAGTACCATAG
- the LOC127855709 gene encoding uncharacterized protein LOC127855709 isoform X5 produces the protein MRTLLLISALTITRFISTASIAAASTDSTSTVLTSTTVQPTEASTDSLSTVLTSTIVQPTEASTDSTSTVLTSTTVQPTEASTDSTSTVLTSTTVQPTEASTDSTSTVLTSTTVQPTEASTDSTSTMLTRTTVQPTEASTDSTSTVLKSTTVQSAAASTDSTSTVLTSSTVQPTEASTDSTSTVLTRTTVQPAAASTDSTSTVLAMTTVQPAATITDSTSTVLTCTSVHPAAASTDSTSTVLASTTVQPAAASTDSTSTVIKSTTAQPAAASTDSSSTVLKSTTAQPASASTDSTSTVLTSTTVQPTAASTDSTSTILTSTTVQHVAAASTDSTSTVLTSTTVQPTAASTDSTSTVLKSTTAQPAPASTDSTSTVLKSTTAQPAAASTDSIDTTTTTITPSITMHPVAAASADSTSTILTSTTVKPAATANNAPTSIVPTMNISPHAAQATNAATSTIPTTPRSLPATTSIDTTTTTITPSITSTLFTKMTTNAETSTNSTQTSVTTISNGCRKRAAEEGECVANAECVKEGDAYLCKCKQGFVIQSSQCNKEEMSWGQNRGTSGRSFIVAYWLLIVTACVHLVQTVP, from the exons ATGAGGACCCTGCTGCTTATAAGTGCACTGACCATCACCCGGTTCATTTCTACAGCTTCTATAG CAGCagcaagtactgattctacatcAACAGTGCTCACAAGTACAACTGTGCAACCTACAGAAGCAAGTACTGATTCTTTATCAACAGTTCTCACAAGTACAATTGTGCAACCTACAGAagcaagtactgattctacatcAACAGTGCTCACAAGTACAACTGTGCAACCTACAGAagcaagtactgattctacatcAACAGTGCTCACAAGTACAACTGTGCAACCTACAGAagcaagtactgattctacatcAACAGTGCTCACAAGTACAACTGTGCAACCTACAGAagcaagtactgattctacatcAACAATGCTCACAAGAACAACTGTGCAGCCTACAGAagcaagtactgattctacatcTACAGTGCTCAAAAGTACAACTGTGCAATCTGCAGCagcaagtactgattctacatcAACAGTGCTCACAAGTTCAACTGTGCAACCTACAGAagcaagtactgattctacatcAACAGTGCTCACACGTACAACTGTGCAACCTGCAGCagcaagtactgattctacatcAACAGTGCTCGCAATGACAACTGTGCAACCTGCAGCAACAATTACTGATTCTACATCAACAGTGCTCACATGCACAAGTGTGCATCCTGCTGCagcaagtactgattctacatcAACAGTGCTCGCAAGTACAACTGTGCAGCCTGCAGCagcaagtactgattctacatcAACAGTTATCAAAAGCACAACTGCGCAACCTGCAGCAGCAAGTACTGATTCTTCATCAACAGTGCTAAAAAGCACAACTGCGCAACCTGCATCagcaagtactgattctacatcAACAGTGCTCACAAGTACAACTGTGCAACCTACAGCagcaagtactgattctacatcAACAATTCTCACAAGTACAACTGTGCAACATGTAGCAGCagcaagtactgattctacatcAACAGTGCTCACAAGCACAACTGTGCAAC CTACAGCagcaagtactgattctacatcAACAGTGCTCAAAAGCACAACTGCGCAACCTGCGCCagcaagtactgattctacatcAACAGTCCTCAAAAGCACAACTGCGCAACCTGCAGCagcaagtactgattcta TTGATACAACCACCACTACTATAACGCCAAGCATAACTATGCATCCTGTTGCAGCAGCAAGTGCTGATTCTACATCAACAATTCTCACAAGTACAACTGTGAAACCTGCAGCAACAGCAAATAATGCTCCTACATCAATAGTGCCCACAATGAATATTTCTCCACATGCAGCACAAGCAACTAATGCTGCAACATCAACAATACCCACAACCCCCCGTTCATTGCCTGCAACAACTTCTATTGATACAACCACCACTACTATAACGCCAAGCATAACATCTACACTATTTACAAAAATGACAACAAATGCAGAAACTTCCACAAACTCTACACAAACCTCAGTAACAACGATTTCTAACGGCTGTCGGAAGAGAGCGGCCGAAGAGGGCGAGTGTGTGGCTAACGCTGAGTGTGTAAAAGAAGGAGACGCATACTTGTGCAAATGTAAGCAAGGATTCGTAATTCAATCATCGCAGTGTAACAAAGAag agATGTCATGGGGCCAAAACAGAGGAACTTCTGGTAGATCCTTCATTGTTGCGTACTGGTTATTGATTGTAACTGCATGCGTACATCTTGTTCAGACAGTACCATAG
- the LOC127855709 gene encoding uncharacterized protein LOC127855709 isoform X4 gives MRTLLLISALTITRFISTASIAAASTDSTSTVLTSTTVQPTEASTDSLSTVLTSTIVQPTEASTDSTSTVLTSTTVQPTEASTDSTSTVLTSTTVQPTEASTDSTSTVLTSTTVQPTEASTDSTSTMLTRTTVQPTEASTDSTSTVLKSTTVQSAAASTDSTSTVLTSSTVQPTEASTDSTSTVLTRTTVQPAAASTDSTSTVLAMTTVQPAATITDSTSTVLTCTSVHPAAASTDSTSTVLASTTVQPAAASTDSTSTVIKSTTAQPAAASTDSSSTVLKSTTAQPASASTDSTSTVLTSTTVQHVAAASTDSTSTVLTSTTVQPTEASTDSTSTVLTNTTVQPTAASTDSTSTVLKSTTAQPAPASTDSTSTVLKSTTAQPAAASTDSIDTTTTTITPSITMHPVAAASADSTSTILTSTTVKPAATANNAPTSIVPTMNISPHAAQATNAATSTIPTTPRSLPATTSIDTTTTTITPSITSTLFTKMTTNAETSTNSTQTSVTTISNGCRKRAAEEGECVANAECVKEGDAYLCKCKQGFVIQSSQCNKEEMSWGQNRGTSGRSFIVAYWLLIVTACVHLVQTVP, from the exons ATGAGGACCCTGCTGCTTATAAGTGCACTGACCATCACCCGGTTCATTTCTACAGCTTCTATAG CAGCagcaagtactgattctacatcAACAGTGCTCACAAGTACAACTGTGCAACCTACAGAAGCAAGTACTGATTCTTTATCAACAGTTCTCACAAGTACAATTGTGCAACCTACAGAagcaagtactgattctacatcAACAGTGCTCACAAGTACAACTGTGCAACCTACAGAagcaagtactgattctacatcAACAGTGCTCACAAGTACAACTGTGCAACCTACAGAagcaagtactgattctacatcAACAGTGCTCACAAGTACAACTGTGCAACCTACAGAagcaagtactgattctacatcAACAATGCTCACAAGAACAACTGTGCAGCCTACAGAagcaagtactgattctacatcTACAGTGCTCAAAAGTACAACTGTGCAATCTGCAGCagcaagtactgattctacatcAACAGTGCTCACAAGTTCAACTGTGCAACCTACAGAagcaagtactgattctacatcAACAGTGCTCACACGTACAACTGTGCAACCTGCAGCagcaagtactgattctacatcAACAGTGCTCGCAATGACAACTGTGCAACCTGCAGCAACAATTACTGATTCTACATCAACAGTGCTCACATGCACAAGTGTGCATCCTGCTGCagcaagtactgattctacatcAACAGTGCTCGCAAGTACAACTGTGCAGCCTGCAGCagcaagtactgattctacatcAACAGTTATCAAAAGCACAACTGCGCAACCTGCAGCAGCAAGTACTGATTCTTCATCAACAGTGCTAAAAAGCACAACTGCGCAACCTGCATCagcaagtactgattctacatcAACAGTGCTCACAAGTACAACTGTGCAAC ATGTAGCAGCagcaagtactgattctacatcAACAGTGCTCACAAGCACAACTGTGCAACCTACAGAagcaagtactgattctacatcAACAGTGCTCACAAATACAACTGTGCAACCTACAGCagcaagtactgattctacatcAACAGTGCTCAAAAGCACAACTGCGCAACCTGCGCCagcaagtactgattctacatcAACAGTCCTCAAAAGCACAACTGCGCAACCTGCAGCagcaagtactgattcta TTGATACAACCACCACTACTATAACGCCAAGCATAACTATGCATCCTGTTGCAGCAGCAAGTGCTGATTCTACATCAACAATTCTCACAAGTACAACTGTGAAACCTGCAGCAACAGCAAATAATGCTCCTACATCAATAGTGCCCACAATGAATATTTCTCCACATGCAGCACAAGCAACTAATGCTGCAACATCAACAATACCCACAACCCCCCGTTCATTGCCTGCAACAACTTCTATTGATACAACCACCACTACTATAACGCCAAGCATAACATCTACACTATTTACAAAAATGACAACAAATGCAGAAACTTCCACAAACTCTACACAAACCTCAGTAACAACGATTTCTAACGGCTGTCGGAAGAGAGCGGCCGAAGAGGGCGAGTGTGTGGCTAACGCTGAGTGTGTAAAAGAAGGAGACGCATACTTGTGCAAATGTAAGCAAGGATTCGTAATTCAATCATCGCAGTGTAACAAAGAag agATGTCATGGGGCCAAAACAGAGGAACTTCTGGTAGATCCTTCATTGTTGCGTACTGGTTATTGATTGTAACTGCATGCGTACATCTTGTTCAGACAGTACCATAG